The following are encoded in a window of Anopheles stephensi strain Indian chromosome X, UCI_ANSTEP_V1.0, whole genome shotgun sequence genomic DNA:
- the LOC118512066 gene encoding solute carrier family 41 member 1 isoform X9, translating to MHRRKRQRSDGKVKITTLPASTTGSLSSIITTSIASSEPDRGDHRSGGGGGTGCSGSLADETSDGGPLEQKCVVGSGSIVGANGTGTDDGGAGDGGTGREHGHGTGILQEKWWYMTLQIAIPFFVAGVGTIGAGIILGHVENWKVFVHISELFILVPSLLGLKGNLDMCLASRLSTQANLGNMSGRREIFHMILGNIALVQVQATVASFIVSMFAVAVGAIINGTIIFDHVMLLTASAMFTATSSCFVLDFVLVAVILISSRTSMNPDNLATPLAASIGDVVSISLLAGMATLLFENIDTHLWVTFVMVAVYVFLLPFWMLLVYRNKYTRSVLSTGWVPVLSALFISGMGGLVLDKAVGIFNGFVVFQPIINGIGGNLVSVQASKISTMLHQSSIIGIIPPHAKIFELPWKALFHGVPYARTARILIAMSIPGQVLFIFVADYIHMSRSTIGVPFVLSYLFVSTLQIMLLLYIAHVIIHLMWKWKIDPDNSAIPYLTALGDLFGSSFLMLAFLFLRSIGHPYGEKSTETVDGFGLLSTPEMTTISGGTLTGLIHDGSGI from the exons ATGCATCGTCGGAAGAGGCAACGCA GTGATGGCAAGGTTAAAATCACTACCCTACCCGCATCCACAACGGGGTCGCTGAGCTCGATAATAACGACTTCTATTGCATCTTCCGAGCCGGACCGGGGCGATCACCGtagcggcggtggtggcggtaccGGCTGCTCCGGAAGTCTGGCCGATGAAACCAGTGATGGTGGACCTCTTGAGCAGAAGTGCGTTGTTGGAAGTGGCAGCATTGTCGGTGCAAATGGAACCGGTACGGATGACGGTGGTGCCGGGGATGGTGGCACAGGTCGAGAGCATGGTCATGGGACCGGAATACTGCAAGAGAAGTGGTGGTACATGACACTTCAGATCGCCATACCATTCTTCGTTGCCGGTGTAGGCACCATCGGCGCAGGCATCATCCTAGGTCATGTTGAG AATTGGAAAGTATTCGTTCATATCTCGGAGTTGTTCATTCTGGTGCCATCGTTACTAGGCCTGAAAGGTAATCTGGATATGTGCCTGGCATCACGTCTTTCAACACAGGCAAACCTTGGCAATATGTCAGGAAGACGTGAGATCTTTCATATGATACTCGGCAACATAGCATTAGTACAAGTGCAGGCAACGGTAGCTTCTTTCATAGTGTCCATGTTTGCCGTTGCCGTCGGAGCGATTATAAATGGAACCATAATCTTTGATCACGTTATGTTGCTAACAGCATCGGCCATGTTCACTGCCACCAGCTCCTGCTTTGTACTAG ACTTCGTCTTAGTGGCTGTGATCCTTATTTCAAGCAGAACATCAATGAACCCCGATAACTTAGCTACGCCTTTGGCGGCATCGATTGGCGATGTGGTTTCAATATCGTTGCTAGCCGGTATGGCTACGCTATTGTTCGAAAACATTG ATACACACCTTTGGGTCACGTTTGTGATGGTGGCCgtttatgtgtttttgctgccattttggATGCTCCTCGTTTACCGTAACAAATACACACGATCCGTACTTTCGACAGGATGGGTTCCCGTGCTATCTGCGCTATTTATCAGCGG AATGGGCGGCCTGGTTCTGGATAAAGCCGTTGGTATATTCAACGGTTTCGTTGTGTTTCAGCCGATCATTAACGGTATCGGCGGTAATCTTGTGTCAGTACAAGCAAGCAAGATATCTACTATGCTTCACCAGAGCTCTATTATTGGTATTATACCACCGCACGCTAAGATTTTTGAGCTACCCTGGAAAGCTTTGTTTCATGGAG TTCCATATGCTAGAACCGCACGGATACTTATTGCGATGTCAATTCCCggtcaagtgttgtttatcTTTGTAGCCGATTACATTCACATGTCGCGCTCCACCATTGGCGTTCCTTTCGTGTTGTCCTATTTGTTTGTTAGCACGCTACAG ATTATGCTGCTTCTTTATATTGCACATGTGATTATCCACCTGATGTGGAAATGGAAGATCGATCCAGACAACTCGGCTATCCCATACCTGACTGCACTGGGAGACTTGTTTGGTTCAAGTTTCCTGATGCTGGCGTTCCTATTCCTCCGCTCTATAGGTCACCCGTACGGTGAAAAGTCAACCGAAACCGTCGATGGATTTGGACTACTATCTACACCCGAGATGACTACCATTAGTGGAGGTACACTGACAGGTCTAATACATGATGGCAGTGGCATATAG
- the LOC118512066 gene encoding solute carrier family 41 member 1 isoform X3 produces MKPKDTLKPELAEIVGGSNSHRDSVIAFDTMDVILLDSQSSAPVGSHVGSQRSSFSSAGTVIAPQSIAAIPLDTGHAFRDDLGHGLQVDTRGATEFYRVDDDSYRPFTIYGGSGDGKVKITTLPASTTGSLSSIITTSIASSEPDRGDHRSGGGGGTGCSGSLADETSDGGPLEQKCVVGSGSIVGANGTGTDDGGAGDGGTGREHGHGTGILQEKWWYMTLQIAIPFFVAGVGTIGAGIILGHVENWKVFVHISELFILVPSLLGLKGNLDMCLASRLSTQANLGNMSGRREIFHMILGNIALVQVQATVASFIVSMFAVAVGAIINGTIIFDHVMLLTASAMFTATSSCFVLDFVLVAVILISSRTSMNPDNLATPLAASIGDVVSISLLAGMATLLFENIDTHLWVTFVMVAVYVFLLPFWMLLVYRNKYTRSVLSTGWVPVLSALFISGMGGLVLDKAVGIFNGFVVFQPIINGIGGNLVSVQASKISTMLHQSSIIGIIPPHAKIFELPWKALFHGVPYARTARILIAMSIPGQVLFIFVADYIHMSRSTIGVPFVLSYLFVSTLQIMLLLYIAHVIIHLMWKWKIDPDNSAIPYLTALGDLFGSSFLMLAFLFLRSIGHPYGEKSTETVDGFGLLSTPEMTTISGGTLTGLIHDGSGI; encoded by the exons ATGAAGCCGAAGGATACATTGAAGCCGGAGTTGGCGGAAATCGTTGGAGGGTCCAACTCTCACAGGGATAGTGTCATCGCGTTCGATACCATGGATGTAATATTATTGGACAGTCAAAGCTCTGCTCCAGTCGGTTCGCACGTTGGCAGTCAGCGTTCAAGCTTTTCCAGTGCAGGGACCGTAATTGCTCCGCAATCTATCGCGGCAATCCCGCTTGATACGGGACACGCGTTCCGGGACGATCTCGGTCATGGGTTGCAGGTCGACACACGTGGTGCCACCGAGTTCTACCGCGTTGATGACGATAGCTATAGACCGTTTACAATTTACGGTGGAAGTG GTGATGGCAAGGTTAAAATCACTACCCTACCCGCATCCACAACGGGGTCGCTGAGCTCGATAATAACGACTTCTATTGCATCTTCCGAGCCGGACCGGGGCGATCACCGtagcggcggtggtggcggtaccGGCTGCTCCGGAAGTCTGGCCGATGAAACCAGTGATGGTGGACCTCTTGAGCAGAAGTGCGTTGTTGGAAGTGGCAGCATTGTCGGTGCAAATGGAACCGGTACGGATGACGGTGGTGCCGGGGATGGTGGCACAGGTCGAGAGCATGGTCATGGGACCGGAATACTGCAAGAGAAGTGGTGGTACATGACACTTCAGATCGCCATACCATTCTTCGTTGCCGGTGTAGGCACCATCGGCGCAGGCATCATCCTAGGTCATGTTGAG AATTGGAAAGTATTCGTTCATATCTCGGAGTTGTTCATTCTGGTGCCATCGTTACTAGGCCTGAAAGGTAATCTGGATATGTGCCTGGCATCACGTCTTTCAACACAGGCAAACCTTGGCAATATGTCAGGAAGACGTGAGATCTTTCATATGATACTCGGCAACATAGCATTAGTACAAGTGCAGGCAACGGTAGCTTCTTTCATAGTGTCCATGTTTGCCGTTGCCGTCGGAGCGATTATAAATGGAACCATAATCTTTGATCACGTTATGTTGCTAACAGCATCGGCCATGTTCACTGCCACCAGCTCCTGCTTTGTACTAG ACTTCGTCTTAGTGGCTGTGATCCTTATTTCAAGCAGAACATCAATGAACCCCGATAACTTAGCTACGCCTTTGGCGGCATCGATTGGCGATGTGGTTTCAATATCGTTGCTAGCCGGTATGGCTACGCTATTGTTCGAAAACATTG ATACACACCTTTGGGTCACGTTTGTGATGGTGGCCgtttatgtgtttttgctgccattttggATGCTCCTCGTTTACCGTAACAAATACACACGATCCGTACTTTCGACAGGATGGGTTCCCGTGCTATCTGCGCTATTTATCAGCGG AATGGGCGGCCTGGTTCTGGATAAAGCCGTTGGTATATTCAACGGTTTCGTTGTGTTTCAGCCGATCATTAACGGTATCGGCGGTAATCTTGTGTCAGTACAAGCAAGCAAGATATCTACTATGCTTCACCAGAGCTCTATTATTGGTATTATACCACCGCACGCTAAGATTTTTGAGCTACCCTGGAAAGCTTTGTTTCATGGAG TTCCATATGCTAGAACCGCACGGATACTTATTGCGATGTCAATTCCCggtcaagtgttgtttatcTTTGTAGCCGATTACATTCACATGTCGCGCTCCACCATTGGCGTTCCTTTCGTGTTGTCCTATTTGTTTGTTAGCACGCTACAG ATTATGCTGCTTCTTTATATTGCACATGTGATTATCCACCTGATGTGGAAATGGAAGATCGATCCAGACAACTCGGCTATCCCATACCTGACTGCACTGGGAGACTTGTTTGGTTCAAGTTTCCTGATGCTGGCGTTCCTATTCCTCCGCTCTATAGGTCACCCGTACGGTGAAAAGTCAACCGAAACCGTCGATGGATTTGGACTACTATCTACACCCGAGATGACTACCATTAGTGGAGGTACACTGACAGGTCTAATACATGATGGCAGTGGCATATAG
- the LOC118512066 gene encoding solute carrier family 41 member 1 isoform X8, which produces MHRRKRQRSDGKVKITTLPASTTGSLSSIITTSIASSEPDRGDHRSGGGGGTGCSGSLADETSDGGPLEQKCVVGSGSIVGANGTGTDDGGAGDGGTGREHGHGTGILQEKWWYMTLQIAIPFFVAGVGTIGAGIILGHVEGSTPLDVDLGLITLRYSNWKVFVHISELFILVPSLLGLKGNLDMCLASRLSTQANLGNMSGRREIFHMILGNIALVQVQATVASFIVSMFAVAVGAIINGTIIFDHVMLLTASAMFTATSSCFVLDFVLVAVILISSRTSMNPDNLATPLAASIGDVVSISLLAGMATLLFENIDTHLWVTFVMVAVYVFLLPFWMLLVYRNKYTRSVLSTGWVPVLSALFISGMGGLVLDKAVGIFNGFVVFQPIINGIGGNLVSVQASKISTMLHQSSIIGIIPPHAKIFELPWKALFHGVPYARTARILIAMSIPGQVLFIFVADYIHMSRSTIGVPFVLSYLFVSTLQIMLLLYIAHVIIHLMWKWKIDPDNSAIPYLTALGDLFGSSFLMLAFLFLRSIGHPYGEKSTETVDGFGLLSTPEMTTISGGTLTGLIHDGSGI; this is translated from the exons ATGCATCGTCGGAAGAGGCAACGCA GTGATGGCAAGGTTAAAATCACTACCCTACCCGCATCCACAACGGGGTCGCTGAGCTCGATAATAACGACTTCTATTGCATCTTCCGAGCCGGACCGGGGCGATCACCGtagcggcggtggtggcggtaccGGCTGCTCCGGAAGTCTGGCCGATGAAACCAGTGATGGTGGACCTCTTGAGCAGAAGTGCGTTGTTGGAAGTGGCAGCATTGTCGGTGCAAATGGAACCGGTACGGATGACGGTGGTGCCGGGGATGGTGGCACAGGTCGAGAGCATGGTCATGGGACCGGAATACTGCAAGAGAAGTGGTGGTACATGACACTTCAGATCGCCATACCATTCTTCGTTGCCGGTGTAGGCACCATCGGCGCAGGCATCATCCTAGGTCATGTTGAG GGAAGTACTCCTCTGGATGTAGACTTGGGACTGATCACTCTCAGATACTCG AATTGGAAAGTATTCGTTCATATCTCGGAGTTGTTCATTCTGGTGCCATCGTTACTAGGCCTGAAAGGTAATCTGGATATGTGCCTGGCATCACGTCTTTCAACACAGGCAAACCTTGGCAATATGTCAGGAAGACGTGAGATCTTTCATATGATACTCGGCAACATAGCATTAGTACAAGTGCAGGCAACGGTAGCTTCTTTCATAGTGTCCATGTTTGCCGTTGCCGTCGGAGCGATTATAAATGGAACCATAATCTTTGATCACGTTATGTTGCTAACAGCATCGGCCATGTTCACTGCCACCAGCTCCTGCTTTGTACTAG ACTTCGTCTTAGTGGCTGTGATCCTTATTTCAAGCAGAACATCAATGAACCCCGATAACTTAGCTACGCCTTTGGCGGCATCGATTGGCGATGTGGTTTCAATATCGTTGCTAGCCGGTATGGCTACGCTATTGTTCGAAAACATTG ATACACACCTTTGGGTCACGTTTGTGATGGTGGCCgtttatgtgtttttgctgccattttggATGCTCCTCGTTTACCGTAACAAATACACACGATCCGTACTTTCGACAGGATGGGTTCCCGTGCTATCTGCGCTATTTATCAGCGG AATGGGCGGCCTGGTTCTGGATAAAGCCGTTGGTATATTCAACGGTTTCGTTGTGTTTCAGCCGATCATTAACGGTATCGGCGGTAATCTTGTGTCAGTACAAGCAAGCAAGATATCTACTATGCTTCACCAGAGCTCTATTATTGGTATTATACCACCGCACGCTAAGATTTTTGAGCTACCCTGGAAAGCTTTGTTTCATGGAG TTCCATATGCTAGAACCGCACGGATACTTATTGCGATGTCAATTCCCggtcaagtgttgtttatcTTTGTAGCCGATTACATTCACATGTCGCGCTCCACCATTGGCGTTCCTTTCGTGTTGTCCTATTTGTTTGTTAGCACGCTACAG ATTATGCTGCTTCTTTATATTGCACATGTGATTATCCACCTGATGTGGAAATGGAAGATCGATCCAGACAACTCGGCTATCCCATACCTGACTGCACTGGGAGACTTGTTTGGTTCAAGTTTCCTGATGCTGGCGTTCCTATTCCTCCGCTCTATAGGTCACCCGTACGGTGAAAAGTCAACCGAAACCGTCGATGGATTTGGACTACTATCTACACCCGAGATGACTACCATTAGTGGAGGTACACTGACAGGTCTAATACATGATGGCAGTGGCATATAG